The stretch of DNA GTGGCGGGTCAGCCCGACCTCCGGTAGCACGCCCGGCAGGGCCGGCGCGTTCGAGGCCACGCGCGAGATTTCCTCCCAGCTCAGATGCTCGGTCACGGTCACCGGCACGAAGGCGGATCGCTGCCGGATCTCGCGCAGCACCCGCTCGCGCCGGTCCTCGGGCAGCGGGATGAGCCGCGCGAGACGGTCCAGCACCGCCTCCACGTCGCCGGCCTGCTCGCGGATCATGACCACGCGGTAGTTCTGCCGGTTCTCGGCCAGCGGCACGCCGTTGCGGTCGAAGATCAGGCCGCGGCCCGGGGCGAGCAGTCGGATGTTCATCCGGTTCTCTTCGGCCAGCATGCGGTACCTGTCCGCTTCCTCGACCTGAAGCTGACGCACCCGGTAGCCCAGCCCCGCGATCAGCGAAAGCTGCGCGCCCAGCAGCAGCAGTCCGCGGCGTGTCATGCGGCCCTGGGTGGGGTTCCTGGACGACATCGGCTTCATGCGACGCGCCCCAGGCGACGCGACCGCTCGGCCGGCTTCGGCGCGCGCACGCGCAGCACCCAGTGAAGGAAGGCCGCCATCAGCGGATAGGCCAGGACAGTCGACAGCCAGAGCCGGAAGCCCAGCCCGCCGGTTTCCACATCGATCAGCGCAAGCCGCAGCACGAGCCCGTGAAGCGCAAGCGCCACCGCAAGGATCCCGGCAAAGGTCGCCCATTCGATCGCGAAGGGCCGGTCATAGAGCGCCTCGCGCCGAAGCCGCAGCACCTCGAGCACCAGCAGGCTCGTCAACGCCCACAGCCCGACGGCCCGGTCCAGCACCAGGTCGCCCAGCAGCAACGCTGCGGCCAGCAGCGGCAAGGGCAGGTTTTCCGGCTCCCGCAGGCTCCATGCCGCGGCAAGGACCAGCAGAAGCTCGGGCAGCACCGTGCTTTCGGCCGCGATTTCCAGCGGCAGAAGCTGGACATGGATGGCAACCAGCGCCAGCGCCGTGAACAGCAGCGCGCGGGGCAGGGAGAAGGGGCGCGCGATCATTGTGTCACCGCCTCCCCGGCCTGTTCCTGGGCCATCGGGGGCAGGGGCGGGCCGATCAGATCCCCGGTGCCGGGGATCACCTCGCCCGGCGACTGCCGCAGCACGCGGATGAACTCGAGGCGGTTGTACTCGGCCGCAAGGCGCGTGCGCAGCCGCCCCTCGGGGTCAAGCGCGATCGAGCCGACCAGCAGGTCGGACGGGAACACGCCCCCATCGCCCGATGTCACCACCCGGTCGCCGGGGCGCACATCTTCGGGGTTGTCGATGAATTCCAGGCGCGGCGCGTTCGTGTTGTCCCCGGTCAGAAGCGCGCGCTGGCCCGAGGGGCGTATCACGACCGGGACGCGGCTGTTGATGTCGGTCAGCAGGACCACCCGCGCGGTGCGTTCACCGACCCCCGAGATGCGGCCGACCAGCCCCAGGCCGTCCACCGTTGCCGATCCGTCCGCCACCCCGTCGATGCGGCCGATATTGAGCAGCACCGACTGCCGGAAGGGCGACCCGCTGTCGGTCAGCACCTCGCCGGTGATGAAGCTGATGCGCGGGCTCAGGCGCACGTTGTTGAGCGCCCTGAGGCGCGCGTTGGTTTCCTCAAGCTGAAGCGCCGCCTCGCGCCAGCCCTGCATGCTTTGCAACTCGCGCCGCAATTCGCGGTTCTGCTCGTAGACCCGGTCAAGCTCGCGGAAATCGGCAACCATCCGGGTAAAGGCAGTGACCGGCACCAAGGTCCATTCGAAACTGGGCACCAGGCGGTCGATGATCGCCATACGCAGCTGTTCGACGCGCGGGCTTTCGATGCGCCACAGGACGAAGAGAGCCAGGAACACAAGACAGATCGCCGCCAGCATCACGCGGCGCAGGCTGCGCCACATCGCTGTCGCGTCGTCCCTTCTCGCGCTCACGCCGATCCGCTCCCTGCCTGGTCCGCTGTGCTTCGCGACCGCCCGCCATGCGGCCGCCGGCGGGGATTCTGCCCGCCGTCAGTTTCCGAAGTCTATCACATGTGCGAGTTGCTGTTCGTATTCCAGCGTCTTGCCGGTGCCGAGCGCCACGCAATTCATCGTCTCGTCGGCGATCGAGATGGCCAGCCCCGTCTGTTCGCGCAGCGCAAGGTCCAGATCCCCCAGAAGCGCGCCGCCGCCGGTCAGCATGACGCCACGGTCCACGATGTCGGCCGCCAGATCCGGCGGCGTCGACTCGAGCGCCGTCATCACCGCCTCGCAGATCTGCTGCACCGGCTCCGCCACCGCTTCGGCCACCTGTGCCTGCGTCACCTCGGTTTCCTTGGGCACGCCGTTCAGCAGGTCGCGACCGCGGATCTCCATCACCGCGCCGCGCCCGTCCTCGGGCATCCGCGCCGACCCGATCGAGGTCTTGATCCGCTCGGCCGTGGCATCGCCCACCAGCAAGTTATGCTGCCGGCGCAGGTAGTTGATGATTGCCTCGTCCATCCGGTCGCCGCCCACGCGGACAGAGCGCGCGTAGACGATGTCCGCCAGCGACAGCACGGCCACTTCCGTGGTGCCGCCACCGATATCGACGACCATGTTGCCGGTCGGATCGGTGATCGGCATGCCCGCGCCGATGGCGGCCGCGATTGGCTCGGCGATCAGCCCTGCCTTGCGGGCCCCCGCCGACAGGACGGATTCGCGGATCGCGCGCTTTTCCACCGGGGTCGCGCCATGGGGCACGCAGACGATGATCTTCGGCTTGGCCCAGCTGCCGCCCTTGTGCACCTTGCGGATGAAATGCTTGATCATCTCTTCCGCGACATCGAAATCGGCGATCACTCCGTCGCGCATCGGTCGGATCGCCTGGATCGAGCCGGGGGTGCGGCCCAGCATCAGCTTGGCATCCTCGCCCACGGCAAGAACCTGCTTCTTGCCGTCCTTGATGTGATAGGCGACGACCGAGGGCTCGTTCAGGACGATACCCTTGCCCTTGACGTAGACCAGGGTGTTCGCCGTCCCGAGGTCGATCGCCATGTCAGACGAGAAAAGCCCAGATATAGCCCCAAACATACTGCTTCCGCCTGAGAGTTGTTGTTGTCCGAACCGGGGGTGCTGGCGGGACCCGATGGTTCCGGATTTACCCGCTTATAAGACCAGCGCCCGCAAGGCGTAAAGGGCTGCGGCCCGGCCCGTTGCCGCAATGCGGCAAATTTCGGGCGGGAACAGCAAGAACCCGCCGGCAGGGCTGCTGCCGGCGGGGTTTCGGCGTGCGCGGTTTCCCGCTCAGGCGCTGGCCGCGTCCATCTGCGCGTGAGTCGTCTTCTCCCGCCGCAGGATCAGCCGGTTCAGCGCCGCGACATAGGCCTTGGCGGATGCCACGACCGTATCCGTGTCCGACGCCTGGGCCGAGGCGATCTTGCCGTTCTCGGACAGCCGCACCGAAACGGTCGCCTGCGCGTCCGTTCCTTCCGTCACGGCATGCACCTGGTACAGCTCCAGCGTTGCGCCGCCGTGCGGCACCAGCGCCTTGATCGCGTTGAAGGTCGCGTCGATCGGCCCGTCGCCCTGGGTCGTGGCCTGCCGGTCCTGCCCGTCGATGGTCAGGATCAGGTCGGCCGATTGCGGCGCCTCGGTGCCGCAGATCACGCGCAGGAACTTCACCCGGATATGCTCGTTGCCCGAGTCCGACGCGCTGTCGGCCATCATCGCGATCAGGTCGTCGTCATAGACCTCCTTCTTGCGGTCGGCCAGCGCCTTGAACCGCACGAACACGTCCTTCAGCTGGTTGTCGCCCAGCTCGAACCCCAGGTCCTTCAGCTTGGCGCGCAGCGCCGCGCGGCCCGAATGCTTGC from Halovulum dunhuangense encodes:
- a CDS encoding rod shape-determining protein MreD; amino-acid sequence: MIARPFSLPRALLFTALALVAIHVQLLPLEIAAESTVLPELLLVLAAAWSLREPENLPLPLLAAALLLGDLVLDRAVGLWALTSLLVLEVLRLRREALYDRPFAIEWATFAGILAVALALHGLVLRLALIDVETGGLGFRLWLSTVLAYPLMAAFLHWVLRVRAPKPAERSRRLGRVA
- the mreC gene encoding rod shape-determining protein MreC; this translates as MWRSLRRVMLAAICLVFLALFVLWRIESPRVEQLRMAIIDRLVPSFEWTLVPVTAFTRMVADFRELDRVYEQNRELRRELQSMQGWREAALQLEETNARLRALNNVRLSPRISFITGEVLTDSGSPFRQSVLLNIGRIDGVADGSATVDGLGLVGRISGVGERTARVVLLTDINSRVPVVIRPSGQRALLTGDNTNAPRLEFIDNPEDVRPGDRVVTSGDGGVFPSDLLVGSIALDPEGRLRTRLAAEYNRLEFIRVLRQSPGEVIPGTGDLIGPPLPPMAQEQAGEAVTQ
- a CDS encoding rod shape-determining protein, with product MFGAISGLFSSDMAIDLGTANTLVYVKGKGIVLNEPSVVAYHIKDGKKQVLAVGEDAKLMLGRTPGSIQAIRPMRDGVIADFDVAEEMIKHFIRKVHKGGSWAKPKIIVCVPHGATPVEKRAIRESVLSAGARKAGLIAEPIAAAIGAGMPITDPTGNMVVDIGGGTTEVAVLSLADIVYARSVRVGGDRMDEAIINYLRRQHNLLVGDATAERIKTSIGSARMPEDGRGAVMEIRGRDLLNGVPKETEVTQAQVAEAVAEPVQQICEAVMTALESTPPDLAADIVDRGVMLTGGGALLGDLDLALREQTGLAISIADETMNCVALGTGKTLEYEQQLAHVIDFGN